The Xanthomonas sp. CFBP 8443 genome has a window encoding:
- a CDS encoding S8 family peptidase has product MTDISQRRSRQRTWLVVVGASALSSLLLATPAFAGEVNLSGLSSEPTLQRFIVKYRDGSTELAAPASLQRALSSAATAVPAKSGRALGLTSLRRLAIGPEVVKANRVLDAKEAEMLMRRLAADPNVEYVELDRIMTATLTPNDPSLSSQWAFGTGTAGINVRPAWDQATGSGVVVAVIDTGITNHADLNANILPGYDFISDTFVSRDGDGRDANPADEGDWNPVANECYSGSPVTNSSWHGTHVAGTVAAQTNNAVGVAGTAFGAKVLPVRVLGRCGGYTSDIADAIVWASGGTVSGVPANTTPAEVINMSLGGGGTCSATYQNAINGAVGRGTTVVVAAGNSGANVSGSVPANCANVIAVAATTSSRAKASYSNYGTGIDISAPGSSILSTLNSGTTTPGSASYASYNGTSMAAPHVAGVVALMQSVAPSPLTPAQVETTIKNTAASFSCSQGCGAGLLDANAAVTAALGGGGPGPGPGNQLQDGVPVTGLGASSGAELNYTVVVPSGASSLSVTIAGGSGDADLYVRLGSAPTDSTYGCRPYLNGNNETCTFNAPSAGTYYVRVKAYSTFSGVTLTANY; this is encoded by the coding sequence ATGACCGATATTTCGCAACGTCGTTCGCGTCAGCGCACGTGGCTGGTGGTGGTGGGCGCGTCGGCACTGAGTTCGCTGCTGTTGGCGACCCCGGCCTTCGCCGGCGAGGTCAACCTGTCCGGGCTGTCCTCCGAACCCACCCTGCAGCGTTTCATCGTCAAGTACCGCGATGGCAGCACCGAACTGGCGGCGCCGGCGTCGCTGCAGCGCGCGCTCTCCTCCGCCGCGACCGCGGTGCCGGCCAAGAGCGGCCGCGCGCTCGGCCTGACCTCGCTGCGGCGCCTGGCGATCGGCCCGGAAGTGGTCAAGGCCAACCGGGTGCTCGACGCCAAGGAAGCCGAGATGCTGATGCGCCGGCTCGCCGCCGACCCGAACGTGGAGTACGTCGAGCTCGACCGGATCATGACCGCGACGCTGACCCCGAACGACCCCAGCCTGTCCTCGCAGTGGGCCTTCGGCACCGGCACCGCCGGCATCAACGTGCGCCCGGCCTGGGACCAGGCCACCGGCAGCGGCGTGGTGGTGGCGGTGATCGACACCGGCATCACCAACCATGCCGATCTCAACGCCAACATCCTGCCCGGCTACGACTTCATCAGCGACACCTTCGTCTCGCGCGACGGCGACGGCCGCGACGCCAACCCGGCCGACGAGGGCGACTGGAACCCGGTGGCCAACGAGTGCTACAGCGGCTCGCCGGTGACCAATTCCAGCTGGCACGGCACCCACGTGGCCGGCACCGTCGCCGCGCAGACCAACAATGCGGTCGGCGTGGCCGGCACCGCGTTCGGCGCCAAGGTGCTGCCGGTGCGCGTGCTGGGCCGCTGCGGCGGCTACACCTCCGACATCGCCGATGCGATCGTCTGGGCCTCCGGCGGCACAGTCAGCGGGGTGCCGGCCAACACCACCCCGGCCGAGGTGATCAACATGTCGCTCGGCGGCGGCGGCACCTGCTCGGCCACCTACCAGAACGCGATCAACGGCGCGGTCGGCCGCGGCACCACGGTGGTGGTGGCGGCCGGCAACAGCGGCGCGAACGTGTCCGGCTCGGTGCCGGCGAACTGCGCCAACGTGATCGCGGTGGCGGCCACCACTTCCTCGCGCGCCAAGGCCAGCTATTCGAACTACGGCACCGGCATCGACATCTCCGCACCGGGGTCGAGCATCCTGTCCACGCTCAATTCCGGCACCACCACGCCGGGCAGCGCCAGCTACGCGTCCTACAACGGCACCTCGATGGCGGCGCCGCACGTGGCCGGCGTGGTCGCGCTGATGCAGTCGGTCGCGCCGTCGCCGCTGACCCCGGCGCAGGTCGAGACGACGATCAAGAACACCGCCGCCAGCTTCTCGTGCTCGCAGGGCTGCGGCGCCGGCCTGCTCGACGCCAATGCCGCGGTGACCGCGGCGCTGGGCGGCGGCGGTCCCGGCCCCGGTCCCGGCAACCAGTTGCAGGACGGCGTGCCGGTCACCGGGCTGGGCGCCAGCAGCGGCGCCGAGCTGAACTACACCGTGGTAGTGCCGAGCGGGGCCAGTTCGCTGAGCGTCACCATCGCCGGCGGAAGCGGCGATGCCGACCTGTACGTGCGCCTGGGCAGCGCGCCGACCGACAGCACCTACGGCTGCCGCCCGTACCTCAACGGCAACAACGAGACCTGCACCTTCAACGCGCCCAGCGCCGGCACGTACTACGTGCGGGTCAAGGCGTACAGCACGTTCTCGGGCGTGACCCTGACCGCGAACTACTGA
- the ybaK gene encoding Cys-tRNA(Pro) deacylase, whose protein sequence is MSKATRATRALDAAGVAYTLHPYDYEAEAGAKGLQAAQALGLPPARVLKSLMAWVDSSAVCVVVPSDRRVQLKKLAAAGAGKSARMMEVAEAERRTGYKVGGISPLGQQRQAPVLIEQSALAAGSVWFNAGQRGLLLEIDAGQVLAVLQARACDLCE, encoded by the coding sequence ATGTCCAAGGCCACCCGCGCAACCCGGGCGCTGGACGCCGCCGGCGTCGCCTACACCTTGCATCCCTACGACTACGAAGCCGAGGCCGGCGCGAAGGGCCTGCAGGCGGCGCAGGCGCTCGGCCTGCCGCCGGCGCGGGTGCTGAAGAGCCTGATGGCGTGGGTCGACAGCAGTGCGGTGTGCGTGGTGGTCCCGTCCGATCGCCGCGTGCAGCTGAAGAAGCTCGCCGCGGCCGGTGCCGGCAAATCGGCACGGATGATGGAGGTGGCCGAGGCCGAGCGCCGCACCGGCTACAAGGTCGGCGGCATCAGCCCGCTGGGCCAGCAGCGGCAGGCGCCGGTGCTGATCGAGCAGTCGGCGCTCGCTGCGGGCAGCGTGTGGTTCAACGCCGGGCAGCGCGGCCTGCTGCTGGAGATCGATGCCGGGCAGGTATTGGCCGTGTTGCAGGCGCGCGCCTGCGATCTGTGCGAATGA
- a CDS encoding asparaginase domain-containing protein gives MEELLIVTTGGTIDKIYFDDKSDYQIGDPQIGQILKELGVTFRFTVIPIIRKDSLHITDEDRELIRATVAAQSARHVLLTHGTDSMVQTGKVLQTIPDKTIVMTGALNPARFRGSDAEFNIGCAVGAVQSLPAGVYIAMNGQIWDPQKVRKNVAANRFEPV, from the coding sequence ATGGAAGAACTCCTGATCGTCACCACCGGCGGCACGATCGACAAGATCTACTTCGACGACAAGTCCGACTACCAGATCGGCGATCCGCAGATCGGCCAGATCCTCAAGGAACTGGGCGTGACCTTCCGCTTCACCGTGATCCCGATCATCCGCAAGGACTCGCTGCACATCACCGACGAGGACCGCGAACTGATCCGCGCCACCGTCGCCGCGCAGTCCGCGCGCCACGTGCTGCTGACCCACGGCACCGACTCGATGGTGCAGACCGGCAAGGTGCTGCAGACCATCCCGGACAAGACCATCGTGATGACCGGCGCGCTGAATCCGGCGCGGTTCCGCGGCTCGGACGCGGAATTCAACATCGGCTGCGCGGTCGGCGCGGTGCAGTCGCTGCCGGCCGGTGTCTACATCGCCATGAACGGGCAGATCTGGGACCCGCAGAAGGTGCGCAAGAACGTGGCCGCGAACCGCTTCGAACCCGTCTGA
- a CDS encoding DUF2069 domain-containing protein, producing MSAARLRHALGATLLVLALLYAAWFHDDRHRLAALLVFALPPLLMAIGVLRGSAVARFWAGVFGLFWFSHGVMAAWSHPPQRAYAWAELLLALLAIGLSSAPGIRARFARKRGAAAAGDDKP from the coding sequence ATGAGCGCGGCACGCCTGCGCCATGCGTTGGGGGCGACGCTGCTGGTCCTGGCGCTGCTGTACGCGGCCTGGTTCCACGACGACCGCCACCGTCTCGCCGCGCTGCTGGTGTTCGCGCTGCCGCCGCTGCTGATGGCGATCGGCGTGCTGCGCGGCTCGGCGGTGGCGCGCTTCTGGGCCGGCGTGTTCGGGCTGTTCTGGTTCAGCCACGGGGTGATGGCGGCCTGGAGCCATCCGCCGCAGCGCGCCTACGCCTGGGCCGAACTGCTGCTGGCGCTGCTGGCGATCGGCCTGTCCAGTGCGCCGGGCATTCGCGCACGCTTCGCGCGCAAGCGCGGCGCGGCGGCGGCCGGCGACGACAAGCCCTGA